A single window of Periophthalmus magnuspinnatus isolate fPerMag1 chromosome 9, fPerMag1.2.pri, whole genome shotgun sequence DNA harbors:
- the serinc5 gene encoding serine incorporator 5, whose translation MCTPCCFSQLACCCGSAACSCCCKCCPNIKQSTGTRFMYALYFLLVTVICVIMMSPTVDEALKEHIPFYSELCEKLNVGENCQTLVGYSAVYKMCFGMACFFLFFALFTIRVNNSTGCRAAIHNGFWLIKFIVLVLCCTGAFFIPEQETFLQVWRYVGAGGGFLFLLIQLMLLIEFAHRWNTNWSSGVKHNRFWYAALAFVTLMLFTAAVGAVVFLWLFYTHNEACLLNKVFLCINGSLCLIVSMLAISPCIQKLQPKSGLLQPGVISVYVMYLTFSAFSSKPKETLEIDGRNQTVCVFEFSESESERKIVTGIGTVILFACVLYSCLTSTTKRSSAALRVYRHSEPESERARCCFCLGDDTDEFDEEKTGSGQNVMYDERERTIYSYSYFHFVFFLGSLYVMMTATNWFHYDGHKIEKLLDGSESVFWIKMASSWVCLLLYMGTLIAPMLCPKRFEA comes from the exons CTGGCCTGCTGCTGTGGCTCCGCTGCTTGCTCCTGTTGCTGTAAATGCTGCCCCAACATCAAACAGTCAACAGGAACTCGCTTCATGTATGCGCTCTACTTCCTGTTGGTCACCGTTATCTGTGTCATCATGATGTCACCCACTGTGGACGAGGCCCTAAAAGAACAT ATCCCATTTTACAGTGAACTGTGTGAAAAGCTGAACGTGGGTGAGAACTGCCAGACCCTGGTTGGTTATTCGGcggtttataaaatgtgctttgGAATGGCctgtttcttcttattttttgcCCTCTTCACCATACGTGTAAACAACAGCACTGGATGCAGGGCAGCTATACACAATGG ATTTTGGCTGATTAAGTTCATTGTGCTGGTGCTATGCTGCACTGGAGCCTTCTTCATCCCTGAACAGGAAACCTTTCTGCAAG TTTGGCGCTATGTGGGAGCTGGTGGAGGTTTTCTTTTCCTTCTCATCCAGCTCATGTTGTTGATTGAGTTTGCACACAGGTGGAATACTAACTG GAGTTCAGGGGTGAAGCACAATCGTTTTTGGTACGCAGCCTTGGCCTTTGTGACTCTGATGCTGTTCACTGCTGCAGTGGGAGCTGTGGtcttcctctggctcttctaCACTCACAATGAGGCCTGTCTGCTCAACAAAGTCTTTTTATGCATCAACGGAAGTCTTTGCCTCATTGTCTCCATGTTGGCCATTTCCCCTTGCATACAGAAAT tgcaGCCAAAATCAGGCCTGCTGCAGCCAGGGGTAATCAGTGTCTATGTGATGTACCTCACTTTCTCAGCCTTCTCCAGCAAACCTAAAGAAA CCCTGGAGATTGATGGGAGAAACCAAACGGTATGTGTGTTTGAATTCTCTGAATCTGAGAGTGAGAGGAAGATTGTCACCGGGATTGGAACTGTCATCCTGTTTGCCTGCGTCCTGTACTCATG TTTGACATCCACTACCAAGAGAAGCTCTGCTGCGCTGCGAGTTTACAGACATAGTGAGCCAGAGAGTGAG AGAGCTCGTTGCTGTTTCTGTTTGGGAGATGACACTG ATGAGTTTGATGAGGAAAAGACCGGCTCAGGCCAGAATGTGATGTACGATGAGCGTGAAAGGACAATCTACAGCTACTCCTACTTccactttgtcttttttcttgGCTCTCTGTATGTTATGATGACAGCCACCAATTGGTTTCA TTATGATGGGCACAAGATCGAGAAGCTTCTGGATGGAAGCGAGTCTGTGTTCTGGATAAAGATGGCGTCGAGTTgggtctgtctgctcctctacatGGGGACCCTCATAGCTCCCATGCTCTGCCCAAAACGCTTTGAAGCCTAA
- the thbs4a gene encoding thrombospondin-4a has protein sequence MSAWTRGAAVGLLLQQLVLTVTAQGIVYDLLVSPDCLPDLLQGSLKNKGRDEAFLLSSFKLHNKAPTSLFSIINPRDNSKYIELSVQAKLNKLILRYQKTDGRFATTSFTHPSLADGREHHVMLHASGLQQGPPRLSIYVDCRLVHTVDDVPAAFGSLQPGPNKVALRTLQSSGQDVLTDLKLVIEDTVENVATLQNCHFGHGESLQLLSFQETRSVPDQTSILELKKMLLEMKELLNQQIKETTFLRNTITECLACGFEGSPTTPKPNQPPERFYMKPDPQHLKQCPPGTCFRQDMCIPTEAGGWRCAPCPDGFTGDGVRCDDVDECQFQPCFPGVRCVNTAPGFRCEKCPLGYTGPELTGVGVSYAQTHKQVCDDINECLGPPENGGCAPNSHCHNTEGSFYCGECKPGFIGDQNRGCQGTRLCPNGLPSPCAANADCVLERDGTISCVCGVGWAGNGYVCGKDTDIDGYPDDKLPCREEKCKKDNCVFVPNSGQEDADRNGVGDACDDDADRDGIVNLEDNCWLVPNVNQKNSDKDLHGDACDNCVNVDNPSQKDTDQDGLGDECDDDMDGDGLRNNVDNCPRVPNPDQRDRDRDRVGDACDSCPDMFNPNQSDTDNDLIGDSCDDNIDSDGDGHQDSKDNCPSIINSSQLDTDKDGMGDECDDDDDNDGIVDGDDNCRLVPNPDQRDTDNDGVGDACQGDFDKDNVIDKIDHCPENAEVTLTDFRAYQTVVLDPEGDSQIDPNWVVLNQGMEIVQTMNSDPGLAVGYTAFSGVDFEGTFHVNTVTDDDYAGFIFGYQDSSSFYVVMWKQTEQTYWQAAPFRAVAEPGIQLKVVKSKTGPGEYLRNSLWHTGDTTDQVRLLWKDPRNVGWKDKVSYRWFLQHRPQVGYIRARFFEGSDLVADTGVIIDTSMRGGRLGVFCFSQENIIWSDLKYRCNDTIPADYQDLYGQNAQ, from the exons ATGTCTGCCTGGACCAGAGGGGCTGCTGTGGGTCTGCTGCTGCAGCAGCTGGTGCTCACAGTCACTGCTCAAGGCATCG TCTATGACCTGCTGGTGTCTCCTGACTGCCTGCCAGACCTGCTCCAGGGAAGCTTAAAAAACAAGGGGCGGGATGAGGCgttcctcctgtcctccttcaAGCTGCACAACAAGGCTCCCACCTCCCTCTTCAGTATTATCAATCCTCGGGACAACTCCAAATACATTGAGCTGAGTGTGCAAGCCAagctaaacaaat TAATTTTACGGTACCAGAAGACTGATGGCAGATTTGCTACCACTAGTTTTACTCATCCGTCTCTAGCTGATGGAAGAGAGCACCACGTGATGCTTCATGCCTCTGGTCTTCAGCAAGGCCCCCCTCGCCTCAGCATCTATGTGGACTGTAGACTGGTGCACACTGTGGATGATGTACCGGCTGCATTTGGCTCTCTTCAGCCGGGCCCAAATAAAGTGGCTCTCAGGACCTTACAGTCAAGTGGACAG GATGTGCTGACAGACTTGAAGCTGGTGATAGAGGATACTGTTGAGAATGTGGCCACTTTGCAAAACTGTCATTTTGGTCATGGTGAATCTCTGCAACTGCTGA GTTTTCAAGAAACCAGGTCAGTACCAGACCAAACCTCAATCTTGGAGCTAAAGAAAATGCTTTTGGAGATGAAGGAACTCCTTAATCAGCAG ATCAAGGAGACCACTTTTTTGAGGAACACCATAACAGAATGCCTTGCCTGtg GCTTTGAGGGCAGTCCCACCACACCCAAACCTAACCAACCACCAGAACGGTTCTACATGAAACCTGACCCTCAGCATTTGAAACAATGTCCTCCTGGGACCTGCTTCAGACAGGACATGTGCATCCCCACAGAGGCTGGGGGCTGGAGGTGCGCCCCCTGCCCTGATGGCTTCACTGGAGATGGTGTGCGCTGTGATGATGTGGATGAG TGCCAGTTTCAACCGTGCTTCCCTGGTGTGAGGTGTGTGAACACTGCCCCGGGGTTTCGTTGTGAGAAATGTCCACTGGGATACACTGGGCCTGAGCTCACAGGAGTCGGTGTCTCgtacgcacaaacgcacaagcAG GTGTGTGATGATATCAATGAGTGTCTGGGACCACCTGAAAATGGGGGCTGTGCGCCTAACTCACATTGCCACAACACTGAG GGCTCCTTCTACTGTGGAGAGTGTAAACCAGGATTCATTGGGGACCAAAACAGGGGCTGTCAGGGGACTAGACTCTGCCCCAATGGTTTACCAAGTCCTTGTGCTGCCAATGCTGACTGTGTGTTGGAGAGAGATGGCACTATAAGCTGTGTG TGTGGTGTTGGATGGGCAGGCAATGGTTATGTGTGTGGAAAAGACACTGATATTGATGGCTACCCTGATGATAAGCTGCCCTGCCGCGAAGAAAAGTGTAAAAAG GACAATTGTGTATTTGTGCCCAACTCGGGACAAGAAGATGCGGATCGGAACGGGGTGGGAGATGCCTGTGATGATGATGCTGACAGAGATGGCATTGTGAACTTAGAA GATAACTGCTGGCTCGTACCGAATGTGAACCAAAAAAACAGCGACAAAGATCTCCATGGCGATGCATGTGACAACTGTGTAAACGTGGACAATCCATCACAGAAGGATACAGATCAGGATGGTCTGGGGGATGAGTGTGATGACGACATGGATGGGGACG GTTTAAGGAACAACGTTGACAACTGTCCACGAGTCCCCAATCCAgaccagagggacagagacagagacagagtggGGGACGCCTGTGACAGCTGTCCAGATATGTTCAACCCAAACCAG TCCGACACTGACAATGATCTCATTGGAGACAGCTGTGATGACAACATAGACAG TGATGGGGATGGGCACCAGGACTCAAAGGACAACTGTCCCAGCATCATTAACTCATCCCAACTTGACACTGACAAAGATGGAATG GGAGATGAGTGTGATGACGATGATGACAATGATGGTATTGTGGATGGAGATGACAACTGTAGATTGGTGCCTAACCCTGATCAGCGGGACACGGACA ATGATGGAGTGGGAGATGCATGCCAGGGAGATTTTGACAAAGATAATGTTATTGATAAGATTGATCACTGCCCAGAGAACGCTGAGGTGACCCTTACGGACTTCAGGGCCTATCAAACGGTTGTGTTGGATCCAGAGGGCGACTCTCAGATTGACCCGAACTGGGTTGTCCTTAACCAG GGAATGGAGATTGTTCAAACCATGAACTCTGACCCTGGCCTTGCTGTAG GTTATACAGCTTTCAGTGGAGTTGACTTCGAGGGAACATTCCATGTAAACACAGTGACAGATGACGATTACGCTGGCTTCATCTTTGGATATCAGGACTCCTCCTCCTTCTATGTGGTGATGTGGAAACAGACTGAACAAACCTACTGGCAGGCTGCGCCCTTCAGAGCTGTGGCTGAACCGGGAATACAGCTAAAG GTGGTAAAGTCCAAGACAGGTCCAGGTGAGTATTTGAGGAACTCACTGTGGCACACGGGGGACACTACTGACCAGGTCCGGCTGCTGTGGAAAGACCCCAGGAACGTGGGCTGGAAGGACAAGGTTTCCTACCGCTGGTTCCTGCAGCACCGTCCACAGGTTGGATACATCAG GGCTCGGTTCTTTGAGGGTTCAGACCTAGTCGCAGACACAGGAGTCATCATTGACACGAGCATGAGAGGAGGCAGACTgggagtgttttgtttctctcaGGAAAACATCATCTGGTCTGATCTGAAGTATCGCTGCAACG aCACAATTCCTGCGGATTACCAGGATCTCTATGGACAAAATGCACAGTGA